The candidate division WOR-3 bacterium genome includes the window ACTTAATAAAGTCGATTTCTCTAGTAGATGAAAAAGAAATCGATATATCTAATTTTTACAAATTAAAAGAAATTGATGAAGTTGAAGTAAAAAAAGGAGAAATAATTACTGTACTTCAGTTACCATTTGGATATGATGAGAATGGTGTGTGGCAAATGAAAAAGTTTGTGATAACAAGGTAGACTCTATTGATTTTGTAAAATCTTAAGTTATTTCTCATCTTGAAATTTAACTTATAACCTCTCCGCTTCTTTCTCTATCTCATTACATTTATAAATCCAAACCCAAAGCTATTTCTTTCTCCAAAACCGCAATCAACTCCAAATTCTAAAATCTTTTTTTGCTCATTATCAAAATAACTAAACATAAATTCCCATA containing:
- a CDS encoding CRISPR-associated endoribonuclease Cas6 → TNIESFSLFEQFKFKKEVCNHVIIKGKEYKVIGSIWEFMFSYFDNEQKKILEFGVDCGFGERNSFGFGFINVMR